A genomic window from Algoriphagus sp. Y33 includes:
- a CDS encoding nucleotidyltransferase: MNLTKEQKEQFEEILEEIGSSLDITESEYNAAVQSYESVGRYLSKDDSDLAKYEPTILPQGSFLLGTVIRPICKEDDIDLDLVCQLKNKNFHWTQADVKNKVGDQLRKHKTLESLLDEEGRRCWTLKYREKSPNGGKYHMDILPAIISEGYGILLEKAFSNRSLEEVDSLSIRMTDTELLNYASSIYVEEWPKTNPFGYASWFFQEADIGLEKSFSLRESIKPVPKYQKEKLPLQRAVQILKRHRDMIFNGDEDKPISIIITTLAARAYRKESDVVGALFGIVNRMEDFVETKEDPDTGEFYKSIPNPVNPGENFADRWRGNSIKEDNFYKWLKKLKKDLAEFVEKRGVNLQNSLSDSLGKGVISEAFTKIGVRKRMLTESGLNRFDSKIGISTSGVSFLKSHNFYGNAEE; the protein is encoded by the coding sequence ATGAATTTAACTAAGGAACAAAAAGAACAATTTGAAGAGATTCTTGAAGAGATTGGGTCTTCACTTGATATAACTGAATCAGAGTACAATGCCGCTGTCCAAAGCTATGAATCTGTTGGGAGATATCTTTCAAAAGATGATTCAGATTTGGCAAAATATGAACCAACAATTCTCCCCCAAGGATCATTCTTGTTAGGGACAGTAATTAGACCAATCTGCAAAGAGGACGATATTGATTTGGATCTAGTTTGTCAATTGAAAAACAAGAATTTTCACTGGACTCAAGCTGATGTGAAAAATAAAGTCGGTGATCAATTAAGAAAGCATAAAACCTTAGAGTCGTTACTTGATGAGGAAGGCAGAAGATGCTGGACTCTAAAGTACAGGGAAAAATCACCTAATGGTGGTAAATATCATATGGATATTCTTCCGGCTATTATAAGTGAAGGATATGGAATACTTCTTGAAAAAGCATTTTCAAATCGATCCTTGGAGGAAGTTGACAGCCTTTCTATTAGAATGACAGATACAGAATTGCTTAATTATGCTTCTTCAATCTATGTGGAAGAATGGCCAAAGACCAACCCTTTTGGATATGCAAGTTGGTTTTTTCAGGAGGCTGACATAGGGCTTGAAAAAAGCTTTAGCCTCCGAGAATCCATAAAGCCTGTCCCAAAATACCAGAAAGAAAAGCTACCTCTTCAGAGAGCTGTTCAAATTTTGAAACGTCATAGGGATATGATTTTCAATGGAGATGAAGATAAGCCAATCTCTATTATTATTACAACCTTAGCAGCTAGAGCATATCGGAAAGAGTCTGATGTAGTCGGGGCGTTATTTGGAATAGTGAATCGGATGGAGGACTTTGTAGAAACAAAAGAAGATCCAGATACTGGTGAATTTTACAAATCAATACCTAATCCTGTAAACCCTGGGGAAAATTTTGCGGATAGATGGCGTGGAAACTCCATTAAAGAGGATAACTTCTACAAATGGCTAAAAAAGCTGAAGAAAGATTTGGCTGAGTTTGTTGAAAAAAGAGGGGTAAATCTTCAAAATTCCTTATCGGATTCATTAGGAAAGGGAGTGATTTCTGAGGCATTTACCAAAATTGGTGTTCGGAAGCGAATGCTGACTGAATCAGGTTTAAATCGGTTTGACTCAAAAATCGGAATAAGTACTTCAGGGGTTAGTTTTCTCAAATCTCATAATTTTTATGGAAATGCAGAAGAGTAA